GTGCTGGTATTCAGGCAGACATCAAAGCAATTTCCGCAACCGGCAGTTATGCCTGCACAGTCATTACCGCACTGACAGCTCAAAACACCCGTGGTGTATCCGGCGTAATGGCTGTTCCCGGAGACTTCATTGAACAGCAGTTCGAAGCAATTTTCAGTGATATCCAAGTAGATGCCGTCAAAATCGGCATGCTTGGCGATTCAGCCACTATCAGCACTGTTGCTGCAGCTATCCGCAAATATAAGCCTGAATACGTGGTGTTAGATCCGGTGATGGTCGCGACCAGTGGCGATGTTTTACTTGCTGCTGAAGCAACTGACACCCTGATAAACGAACTGATACCACTTGCGGACGTTATCACGCCTAACTTGCCCGAAGCGCAGGCATTACTGGCAGCCCGCCCGGCTCTCAATACCACTGACATGAACGAGACCGAAGCACAGTGTAAGCAATTGCTAAGCTACGGCTGTCAATCAGTATTAATTAAAGGCGGTCATCAGGAAGCAGACACAAGTACTGACTTCTGGCTCGGCAGTGAAGGTTTACGCACCTACAGCAGTCAGCGTATAGACACTAAGAACACCCACGGCACAGGCTGTACGCTATCCGCCAGCATTGCGTCTTTTCTGGCACAGGGCTACCCAATGGCCGAAGCAATTCAACAAGCTAAAAACTATATTCAGGCAGCCATCGAACATGCCGACACCCTAAAAATTGGCGAAGGCTCTGGCCCGGTACACCACTTTT
The DNA window shown above is from Aliamphritea ceti and carries:
- the thiD gene encoding bifunctional hydroxymethylpyrimidine kinase/phosphomethylpyrimidine kinase translates to MSQSPNTPIVLSVAGSDSGGGAGIQADIKAISATGSYACTVITALTAQNTRGVSGVMAVPGDFIEQQFEAIFSDIQVDAVKIGMLGDSATISTVAAAIRKYKPEYVVLDPVMVATSGDVLLAAEATDTLINELIPLADVITPNLPEAQALLAARPALNTTDMNETEAQCKQLLSYGCQSVLIKGGHQEADTSTDFWLGSEGLRTYSSQRIDTKNTHGTGCTLSASIASFLAQGYPMAEAIQQAKNYIQAAIEHADTLKIGEGSGPVHHFYRQAL